A window of the Bdellovibrio sp. ZAP7 genome harbors these coding sequences:
- a CDS encoding short-chain fatty acid transporter, producing MAKSVGTFKTSHLERLASSVTNWAEKWFPDSYIFAVLAIIVVSLGAFLVGVSPKAVATSFGDGYWSLIPFTMQMAIVTISGYIVASSPPAGKLINWLAKLPKTERQAVAYVAFFTILASLLNWAFSLVFGGLYVRAIARRQDLRVDYRAAGAAGYLGLGATWALGLSSSAAQLQANVDSIPKSLLPITGVIPFAETIFLPQSLIMLAVLLIVSVVIAYLSAPTRERAVTAQDLGIDVQDDVEKSIAPPRQPGEWLEYSPILTILVVVLGFWWLAQEFASKNVIMAISNLNTYNFLFLMMGMLLTWRPKRFLHSVAKSVPSVAGILIQFPLYGSIAYILTKAPGADGQTLSHHISNFFVSISTKDTFSALMGVYSAILGFFVPSGGGKWIIEAPYLMQAANELKVHLGWTVMVYNAAEALPNLINPFFMMALLGVLGLKARDIVGYTVTQLVVHAPLVIFMLWALGETLTYHPPVIP from the coding sequence TTCGCGGTGCTTGCGATCATTGTTGTCAGTCTTGGGGCTTTCTTGGTAGGGGTTTCGCCTAAAGCGGTGGCAACTTCCTTCGGAGATGGGTACTGGAGTTTGATTCCTTTCACGATGCAAATGGCGATTGTCACTATCTCGGGCTATATCGTGGCGTCATCTCCCCCGGCGGGGAAATTAATTAATTGGCTGGCGAAGTTGCCCAAGACCGAACGTCAGGCAGTGGCCTACGTGGCGTTCTTTACGATCTTGGCTTCCCTTTTAAATTGGGCCTTCAGTTTGGTGTTTGGTGGCTTGTATGTGCGAGCTATTGCTCGTCGCCAGGATTTGCGTGTCGATTATCGTGCAGCGGGTGCCGCAGGGTATTTGGGATTGGGTGCGACTTGGGCCTTGGGGCTTAGTTCTTCGGCAGCGCAGTTGCAAGCCAATGTGGATAGTATTCCGAAATCATTGTTACCGATCACAGGAGTGATTCCCTTTGCCGAGACGATCTTTTTGCCGCAGTCGTTGATTATGTTGGCCGTGTTGTTGATCGTCTCAGTAGTAATTGCTTATTTATCCGCTCCAACTCGTGAGCGCGCGGTGACCGCACAAGATCTGGGTATCGATGTTCAAGATGACGTAGAAAAATCCATAGCTCCACCGAGGCAGCCAGGGGAGTGGTTGGAGTATTCACCCATCCTTACGATCTTGGTTGTGGTCCTGGGCTTTTGGTGGCTGGCGCAGGAGTTCGCGAGTAAAAACGTGATCATGGCGATCTCGAATTTGAATACTTACAACTTTTTATTCCTGATGATGGGGATGCTTTTGACCTGGAGGCCGAAACGCTTTTTGCATTCCGTTGCCAAGTCAGTTCCTTCGGTGGCGGGGATTTTGATTCAGTTCCCGCTGTACGGAAGTATCGCTTATATCCTGACCAAGGCGCCGGGGGCTGATGGTCAGACGTTGTCCCATCATATTTCTAATTTCTTCGTTTCTATTTCCACGAAAGATACTTTCTCGGCATTGATGGGTGTGTACTCGGCGATCCTGGGATTCTTTGTGCCATCCGGTGGTGGTAAGTGGATTATTGAAGCGCCTTACCTGATGCAGGCGGCGAATGAACTTAAAGTCCATTTGGGTTGGACAGTGATGGTTTACAATGCGGCAGAGGCTTTGCCGAATTTGATCAATCCATTCTTTATGATGGCACTCCTTGGAGTGTTGGGATTAAAGGCGCGCGATATCGTGGGTTATACGGTGACTCAGTTGGTGGTGCATGCGCCGCTGGTGATATTCATGCTGTGGGCGCTCGGGGAGACGTTGACGTACCATCCTCCCGTCATACCGTAA
- the pheS gene encoding phenylalanine--tRNA ligase subunit alpha has protein sequence MSTSKLDSIKEAALAAFKAAPGSKELYDLKVQYLGKSGSLTEIMKEMASLPKEEKPLFGKKVNEVKAVLEAAYTEAEEQLKKSEIGAKMAAEELDLTLPSASRAKGSQHPVNMVIEEIFTIMSRLGYSVRTGPVIEKDYYNFEALNIPADHPARDMQDTFFIDKTHVLRTHTSPIQIHTMETEKLPLRVIGTGPVFRCDSDISHLPNFHQIEALCVDEKVSMADLKGTISFFVREYFGPGLKTRFRPSFFPFTEPSAEVDCSCPICKGKGCSLCKQTGWIEIGGCGLVNPKVFQMAKIEYPKYQGFAFGFGVERMAIIKYGIEDIRLFPENDVRFLRQFVK, from the coding sequence ATGAGCACAAGCAAACTCGACTCCATTAAAGAAGCAGCTCTGGCAGCCTTCAAGGCAGCGCCAGGCTCGAAGGAACTTTACGATCTCAAGGTTCAATACCTTGGGAAAAGTGGTTCATTGACTGAAATCATGAAAGAAATGGCATCGCTCCCGAAAGAGGAAAAACCTCTTTTTGGTAAGAAGGTCAATGAAGTGAAAGCAGTTCTTGAAGCTGCTTACACGGAAGCTGAAGAGCAACTAAAAAAATCTGAGATCGGTGCAAAGATGGCAGCTGAAGAGCTGGATCTGACTTTGCCAAGTGCTTCTCGCGCCAAAGGTTCGCAACATCCGGTGAACATGGTGATCGAAGAGATCTTCACGATCATGTCGCGTTTGGGTTACTCTGTGCGCACAGGTCCGGTGATCGAAAAAGATTACTACAACTTTGAAGCCTTGAACATCCCGGCAGATCACCCTGCGCGTGACATGCAAGATACTTTCTTTATCGACAAGACTCATGTGTTAAGAACTCACACCAGTCCCATCCAAATCCACACGATGGAAACTGAAAAGTTGCCGTTGCGTGTGATCGGGACGGGTCCTGTGTTCCGCTGCGATAGCGATATTTCGCATTTGCCGAACTTTCATCAAATCGAAGCATTGTGCGTGGATGAGAAAGTTTCCATGGCGGATCTTAAAGGCACGATCAGTTTCTTCGTTCGTGAATACTTCGGTCCGGGTTTGAAAACTCGTTTCCGTCCAAGCTTTTTCCCCTTCACAGAACCTTCTGCGGAAGTGGATTGCTCTTGCCCCATTTGTAAAGGCAAAGGCTGCAGCTTGTGTAAGCAAACTGGTTGGATTGAGATCGGTGGTTGCGGTCTAGTGAATCCTAAAGTTTTCCAAATGGCGAAAATTGAATATCCCAAATATCAAGGTTTCGCGTTCGGATTTGGTGTTGAGCGTATGGCCATCATCAAGTACGGAATCGAAGACATCCGTTTGTTCCCTGAAAATGACGTTCGTTTCTTAAGGCAGTTTGTAAAATGA